One part of the Francisella adeliensis genome encodes these proteins:
- a CDS encoding SurA N-terminal domain-containing protein, which produces MIKKIVIFITLTVGIIGTSYTDVTSNLFQNSFDSSIDSQKPKPTAPNSNKKEFLNKTVAIVNNKAITDLELEREVSKLKASNPNPQFNQNPLDIKRQALQDLISQDVLLQLAEQNNINVSQQQTEAAIKDIAAKNGVSLDSLKLNIEASGMSFDKYKERIHDQLMISQLQQRAISQQVYVSPEEIKKYITKHKAAFDKEMAPIKIYTARNLIIALPKSKKARDRKFNLYKKLATAINKGLIDFKEVAEQFSQAPNASNGGLISRPVTIDAIPEMYKDKVKNIQVHETSQPFEINHTLQMIYVDHVDEQAPLVSKKITRYFVYGIVIKLDGSMNDDGAKNALDRARLAIESGQKFSSIAEKTNQDYDHANGKFGWVSTMDSPPSLPMAAFARLKSLKKRQLSEPFQADAKTWMIIKYTKTKIHNAADQLMEQKALEAIYSEKAQEIYKTWIASMKDDAYVEILEPDLKTPDLY; this is translated from the coding sequence ATGATAAAGAAAATAGTCATCTTTATAACTCTAACCGTTGGCATAATTGGTACAAGCTATACTGATGTAACTAGTAATCTCTTTCAAAACTCTTTTGATTCATCTATTGATTCACAAAAACCAAAACCTACAGCACCAAATTCAAATAAAAAAGAATTTTTAAATAAGACTGTCGCTATAGTAAACAACAAAGCTATTACTGACCTTGAACTTGAACGAGAAGTATCAAAGCTTAAAGCTAGCAATCCCAACCCTCAATTCAACCAAAATCCATTAGATATTAAAAGACAAGCCTTACAAGATTTAATTTCTCAAGATGTTCTTTTACAGCTTGCTGAACAAAACAACATTAATGTATCACAACAACAAACTGAAGCCGCTATAAAAGATATTGCAGCTAAAAATGGTGTAAGTCTCGACTCATTAAAACTAAACATCGAAGCTTCTGGAATGAGCTTTGATAAATATAAAGAAAGAATACACGACCAGCTTATGATTAGCCAACTTCAACAAAGAGCTATTTCTCAACAGGTTTATGTCTCACCAGAAGAGATAAAAAAATATATTACTAAACATAAAGCTGCTTTTGATAAAGAAATGGCTCCTATAAAAATCTATACAGCTAGAAACTTGATTATAGCACTTCCTAAATCTAAGAAAGCTAGAGATCGTAAATTCAATCTCTATAAGAAGCTTGCAACTGCTATTAACAAAGGTCTAATAGACTTTAAAGAGGTTGCTGAGCAATTCTCTCAAGCACCTAATGCTAGTAATGGTGGGTTAATTAGCCGTCCAGTAACTATTGATGCAATTCCTGAAATGTATAAAGATAAAGTTAAAAATATTCAGGTCCATGAAACTTCTCAACCTTTTGAGATTAATCACACATTGCAGATGATTTATGTTGATCATGTTGATGAACAAGCTCCATTGGTTAGTAAGAAAATAACAAGATACTTTGTGTACGGCATAGTTATAAAACTCGATGGAAGCATGAATGATGACGGTGCTAAAAATGCCTTAGATCGAGCACGCCTAGCAATTGAAAGTGGTCAAAAATTTAGTAGTATTGCAGAAAAAACAAATCAAGACTATGATCATGCAAATGGTAAGTTTGGTTGGGTTTCAACTATGGATAGTCCTCCTTCCCTGCCTATGGCAGCTTTCGCTAGACTAAAGTCTCTTAAAAAAAGACAACTTTCAGAACCTTTCCAAGCTGATGCTAAAACATGGATGATTATCAAATATACAAAAACTAAAATTCATAACGCCGCAGATCAATTAATGGAGCAAAAAGCTTTAGAAGCAATTTACTCCGAAAAGGCTCAGGAAATATATAAAACATGGATTGCTTCAATGAAAGATGATGCATATGTCGAAATTCTAGAGCCTGATCTAAAAACACCTGATTTATACTAA
- a CDS encoding YiiX/YebB-like N1pC/P60 family cysteine hydrolase, with amino-acid sequence MSTLKPKKLIKGDVIFIADKSETNISSLSSGFSGVSFYHCGIYIGNNKIIEAVTYQGVIEANLDKYKSNKKLVTRTNLDSYTLERIVIKARSFIGLKYNDLFLPNQNNALYCSELIHEAFARILGKPYFQEQTLNYYCLETHKISNYWQNLYAEQGLEVPQGEKGSHPNNLSLDEKFIEKFFTY; translated from the coding sequence ATGAGCACTTTAAAACCCAAAAAGCTTATAAAAGGTGATGTGATATTTATTGCTGATAAATCAGAAACTAATATATCTTCTTTATCTTCTGGATTTAGTGGTGTTAGTTTTTATCATTGCGGTATATATATTGGTAATAATAAAATAATTGAAGCCGTTACTTATCAAGGAGTTATTGAAGCAAATCTTGATAAGTATAAGTCAAACAAAAAGCTAGTAACTCGTACAAACCTAGATTCCTATACACTTGAAAGAATTGTTATTAAAGCTAGATCATTTATTGGGCTTAAATATAATGATCTTTTTTTACCAAATCAAAATAATGCACTTTATTGCTCTGAACTTATACATGAGGCTTTTGCTAGAATTTTAGGTAAACCATATTTTCAAGAGCAAACCTTAAACTACTACTGTCTAGAAACTCACAAAATATCAAACTATTGGCAAAACCTATATGCTGAGCAAGGTCTAGAAGTTCCTCAAGGAGAAAAAGGTTCTCATCCAAATAATTTATCGCTAGATGAAAAGTTTATAGAAAAATTTTTTACTTATTGA
- the aroQ gene encoding type II 3-dehydroquinate dehydratase, which yields MDILIINGPNLNLLGKREPKTYGSISLADIKSSMQNSCKDADCSLDFFQSNHEGEIIDKIQQTSAKFIIINPAAYTHTSIAIRDAFLAINKPFIEIHLSNIYNREEFRTRSLLSDIAYGGIYGFGANSYKLALIEAINYIKQNT from the coding sequence ATGGATATCTTAATTATAAATGGACCAAACCTAAACCTACTGGGCAAAAGAGAGCCTAAAACCTATGGGAGTATTTCACTAGCAGACATTAAATCATCGATGCAAAACTCATGTAAAGATGCTGACTGTTCCTTAGACTTTTTCCAAAGTAATCATGAAGGTGAAATTATTGATAAAATCCAACAAACAAGCGCTAAATTTATCATTATTAATCCAGCTGCATACACACATACAAGTATAGCGATCCGAGATGCTTTTTTAGCGATAAATAAGCCTTTTATTGAAATACATCTTTCAAATATATATAATAGAGAAGAATTTAGGACAAGATCTCTTCTGTCAGATATCGCTTATGGTGGTATATATGGTTTTGGGGCCAATAGCTATAAGCTTGCCTTGATAGAAGCAATAAACTACATAAAACAAAATACTTAG
- a CDS encoding LPS-assembly protein LptD → MIKKLHTYLLVSLGTICFSTQAYAARIMEKNLTKEDWQCKVIDGKWSCERPEKPKNVFDKKLKTPEREKALADDLGWVKDVSTFVGGYYNNDSQFTKALCESKKTDLSYQNGEYDTDGTFVASGNVEVLQCDQELYGDNAIVDFNTDKSSIRSLVMTGDVISRQPSTGIVLRTKEFDSNLNDDTYSTGNIYFRMPSQTPNTRIYDKDHYSGYLRGYANSMKKEDADNLIFNDAYITSGGPYDNDWKISGENIDIDTKEEMAYVKNGFFKIKDIPVLYIPYLSHPINDKRRSGFLMPQYANTEGAGFGVTLPYYFNLAPNYDLLLSTTIWSKSGIMESANFRYMTDYFEGEFDGSILPIDFQQGKMRGAFSYTNTGNFKNGITTNLRYDYVSDKDFYDDFSVGDVNLVTKTLLDRQFDVNYANSNIDSSLTLLDYGVVNPDLNLANRPYAKLPEFKFDANADGYTSDSLSLSIETLNTYFYKEASIIDTAAKVPKVGTNVNAFRSYENPKIQGNFSDTWGFINPSLQVPVRYYQLQNRNTDTIKFNKGNVSSVIPIFNIDAGAYFDRDYATKDGSYTQTLEPRLFYTYIPYQNQSDIPLFDTGLQNEQYMQMFQVNRFTGHDRINNANQVTYALESTTVNQEDGSTIVSAKIGQQLFLADRNVTLCQGNSGCSNTDLMDPYSDNSFSPIMGSFEFQIIKNIYFSAQANYRMQTGKVDYQVYQLSYKDDNENIFNVSYDNIQNNWNGMTQEQINEGQLPRPQETVTLSTILNITDHWGVAALWNYNFIQNKTADVFGGVQYDAKSWTIRALIQASAFTNATPNDPEALDPLTTSYILEFELKGLGGVGDTSNLSNRLNQINGYTSGQWGAGT, encoded by the coding sequence ATGATCAAAAAACTTCATACATACTTGCTAGTGAGCTTGGGAACCATATGCTTCTCAACCCAGGCCTATGCTGCACGTATTATGGAGAAAAATCTGACTAAAGAAGATTGGCAATGTAAGGTCATAGATGGGAAATGGAGCTGTGAAAGACCAGAAAAACCCAAAAATGTATTTGATAAGAAGTTAAAAACACCGGAAAGAGAGAAAGCTTTAGCTGATGACTTGGGTTGGGTCAAAGATGTTTCAACATTTGTCGGTGGCTATTATAATAATGATAGCCAATTCACTAAAGCATTATGTGAATCAAAGAAAACAGACTTAAGCTACCAAAATGGTGAGTATGACACTGATGGAACATTTGTTGCATCAGGCAACGTCGAAGTACTGCAATGTGACCAAGAGTTATACGGTGATAATGCTATAGTTGACTTCAATACGGACAAAAGTTCAATCAGGTCTCTTGTGATGACTGGAGACGTAATATCTAGACAGCCTTCTACAGGTATTGTTTTAAGAACAAAAGAGTTTGATAGTAACTTAAATGATGATACCTATAGTACAGGAAACATTTATTTTAGAATGCCTAGTCAAACACCTAACACTCGTATATATGATAAAGATCATTATTCTGGGTATCTAAGAGGTTATGCAAACAGTATGAAAAAAGAAGATGCTGACAACCTTATATTTAATGACGCATACATAACTTCTGGTGGTCCATATGACAATGACTGGAAAATCAGTGGTGAAAATATAGATATAGATACTAAAGAAGAAATGGCGTATGTGAAAAATGGTTTTTTCAAAATAAAAGATATTCCTGTGCTTTATATACCTTACTTATCACACCCTATAAATGATAAACGAAGATCTGGTTTCTTAATGCCTCAATATGCTAACACAGAAGGTGCTGGCTTTGGTGTCACATTACCATACTACTTCAACTTAGCACCTAACTACGACCTATTACTAAGTACAACTATTTGGTCTAAATCTGGTATTATGGAAAGTGCTAATTTTAGATATATGACAGACTATTTCGAAGGTGAATTTGATGGTTCTATATTACCTATTGATTTTCAACAAGGCAAAATGAGAGGTGCTTTTTCTTATACTAACACTGGCAACTTTAAAAATGGTATAACTACCAACTTGCGTTATGATTATGTAAGCGATAAAGATTTTTATGATGACTTCTCAGTTGGGGATGTTAACCTTGTTACTAAAACGCTACTAGATAGACAATTTGATGTAAACTATGCTAATTCAAACATAGACTCTAGTTTAACTTTACTTGACTACGGTGTTGTAAACCCCGACCTTAACCTTGCAAATAGGCCTTATGCGAAGCTCCCTGAATTCAAATTTGATGCCAATGCTGATGGCTATACATCTGATTCATTAAGTCTGAGTATCGAAACTTTAAATACTTATTTCTATAAAGAAGCTAGCATAATAGATACTGCAGCAAAAGTCCCTAAGGTTGGTACAAACGTAAATGCCTTTCGTAGCTATGAGAATCCAAAAATACAGGGGAACTTCTCTGATACTTGGGGCTTCATAAACCCTTCTCTACAAGTACCTGTTCGTTACTATCAATTACAAAACAGAAATACTGATACAATAAAATTTAACAAAGGAAATGTTTCTAGTGTAATCCCAATATTTAACATAGATGCAGGTGCTTACTTTGATAGGGATTATGCTACAAAAGATGGCTCATATACTCAAACACTTGAGCCTAGATTATTCTATACTTATATCCCTTACCAAAATCAGTCAGACATACCGTTGTTTGATACTGGCCTGCAAAATGAACAATATATGCAGATGTTCCAAGTAAATAGATTTACAGGTCATGATAGAATTAACAATGCTAACCAAGTTACTTATGCTTTAGAGTCAACAACTGTAAACCAGGAAGACGGATCGACGATAGTATCTGCAAAAATTGGTCAACAACTCTTCCTCGCGGATAGAAATGTTACGCTTTGTCAAGGAAATAGCGGTTGTAGCAACACAGACTTAATGGATCCATATTCTGATAACAGCTTTTCTCCTATAATGGGTTCATTTGAATTCCAGATAATTAAAAATATTTACTTCTCTGCACAGGCAAACTATCGTATGCAGACTGGAAAAGTTGACTATCAGGTTTATCAATTATCATACAAAGATGATAATGAAAACATCTTCAATGTTTCTTATGACAATATTCAAAACAACTGGAATGGTATGACCCAAGAACAGATCAATGAAGGGCAACTTCCAAGACCTCAGGAAACTGTTACACTCTCAACTATACTAAACATTACTGATCATTGGGGAGTCGCGGCTCTTTGGAACTATAATTTCATACAAAATAAAACTGCTGATGTCTTTGGTGGCGTTCAGTATGACGCTAAATCATGGACCATTAGAGCATTGATCCAGGCAAGTGCTTTCACTAATGCTACTCCTAACGATCCTGAAGCTTTAGACCCCTTAACTACCTCATACATACTTGAGTTTGAACTAAAAGGCTTAGGTGGTGTTGGTGATACTTCAAATTTATCAAACCGCTTAAACCAAATAAACGGTTATACTTCTGGGCAGTGGGGAGCAGGAACATGA
- a CDS encoding symmetrical bis(5'-nucleosyl)-tetraphosphatase: MATYVIGDVQGCFDELKQLLKKIDFCKTKDKLIFAGDIINKGPESLKTINFIMSLGDSARLVLGNHEILFLGISYNYLPNSSKNTFNNILEASNLKQIQDWLCNQNLLIKEQDCFITHAGIPHIWSPKKAIKRANEIEFVLRNDTTRRLLLANLFNEESITWNKELEGIERWLCILNYFTRMRTIDKNGKLNIKYSSNLENLPENYKPWFAKKHKKLKPGQKIIFGHWAAIKGETSNDYSIALDTGCVFGGKLSCYCIDNDKIYKVTANKSYRNI, from the coding sequence ATGGCTACTTATGTTATTGGTGATGTACAAGGCTGCTTTGATGAATTAAAACAATTACTAAAAAAAATAGATTTTTGCAAAACAAAAGATAAACTTATTTTTGCAGGAGATATAATAAATAAAGGTCCAGAATCTTTAAAAACTATAAACTTTATAATGTCTTTAGGAGATTCAGCAAGGCTAGTACTCGGCAATCATGAAATTTTATTTTTAGGAATTAGCTATAACTATCTTCCAAACAGTAGCAAAAACACCTTTAATAATATCTTAGAAGCATCAAACTTAAAACAAATTCAAGATTGGCTCTGTAATCAAAATTTACTAATTAAAGAACAAGACTGCTTTATTACTCATGCTGGAATTCCTCATATATGGTCACCAAAAAAAGCGATTAAAAGAGCTAATGAAATTGAGTTTGTATTGCGAAACGACACCACAAGAAGACTTCTACTAGCTAATCTTTTTAACGAAGAATCCATAACATGGAACAAAGAGCTTGAAGGTATAGAAAGATGGCTATGTATTTTGAATTATTTCACAAGGATGAGAACTATTGATAAAAATGGAAAGTTAAACATCAAATATAGTTCAAATTTAGAAAACTTACCTGAAAATTATAAACCATGGTTCGCTAAAAAGCATAAAAAATTAAAACCTGGACAAAAAATAATCTTTGGGCATTGGGCTGCTATAAAAGGTGAAACGAGTAACGATTATTCAATTGCCTTAGATACCGGGTGTGTGTTTGGTGGAAAACTAAGCTGTTACTGTATTGATAACGATAAAATCTACAAAGTTACAGCAAATAAAAGCTATAGGAATATTTAA
- the ligA gene encoding NAD-dependent DNA ligase LigA produces MQASYFLNKNYDNLELNILKNEIQKLADFLNKQSYLYHTLDKPIISDNDYDKLFQKLQQLVGKHLQFKPDNSVLDRVGGEILSGFETIKHKKKMLSLANVFSLDELRSFYEKLEYKDISIECEPKLDGLAISIFYKNGELDYAVTRGDGVQGEKVTENVKTIRNIPLKLNMPNPPEELEVRGEIILDKQSFLKLNDYMLQNNQKTFANPRNAAAGSIRMLDSKIVAKRPLKLYSYGIGYFSEDFNYPTTQFELMNLLNDTGFTISDKTFLAKNFTDVENFLEKMTHLRADLDYDIDGLVFKVNNIKLQDAIGYVARAPKWAIAYKFPAEEVESEVLNIEFQVGRTGAITPVARLKPVAVGGVIVSNATLHNINEIKRKDVRISDRVIVRRAGDVIPEIVKSLPEYRKDNTTLIQMPTNCPICNSSIENINDQAIYRCTGGWHCQAQTTERLKHFVSRKAMNIDKLGSKLIEQLVTANLIKYPADIYKLSFNELISLERMGEKSSKNVIESIQASKNSTLARFVFSIGIKDVGEVSSEALANHFSNLDNIRKSNYEELVEVKDIGEIMATNIVNFWQDELNNFIVDELLATGINIINPEIIEQTLNDNFTDKTIVITGTFEDFNRNQLTQDLKSMGAKVTGSISKKTDILICGDNAGSKLEKAQNLDVTIITETQLREML; encoded by the coding sequence ATGCAAGCCTCATATTTTCTAAACAAAAACTACGATAATTTAGAGCTAAACATTCTTAAAAATGAAATTCAGAAATTAGCAGATTTCCTTAATAAACAAAGCTACCTTTACCATACACTAGATAAACCAATCATCTCAGATAATGATTACGACAAACTATTTCAAAAACTCCAACAACTAGTTGGGAAACACCTCCAGTTCAAGCCTGATAATTCGGTATTAGATAGAGTTGGTGGAGAGATTTTATCAGGTTTTGAAACTATCAAACACAAAAAGAAAATGCTTTCTTTAGCTAATGTGTTTAGCCTCGATGAACTAAGAAGTTTTTATGAGAAACTTGAGTATAAAGATATAAGCATTGAGTGTGAACCAAAGCTTGATGGGCTTGCGATAAGTATATTTTATAAAAATGGTGAGCTTGACTATGCTGTAACTCGTGGTGATGGCGTACAAGGTGAAAAAGTTACTGAAAATGTCAAAACTATTCGAAATATACCATTAAAACTAAATATGCCAAACCCTCCAGAAGAATTAGAAGTTCGTGGTGAAATCATCTTAGATAAGCAAAGTTTTCTTAAACTAAATGATTATATGCTACAAAATAACCAAAAAACATTTGCTAACCCTCGTAATGCTGCTGCTGGAAGTATCAGAATGCTTGATTCAAAAATAGTTGCTAAAAGACCTTTAAAACTATATAGCTACGGTATAGGATATTTCAGCGAAGATTTTAACTACCCTACTACTCAATTTGAGCTAATGAATCTACTAAACGATACTGGCTTTACTATTTCAGATAAAACCTTCTTAGCTAAAAACTTTACTGATGTAGAAAATTTCCTTGAGAAAATGACTCATCTGCGTGCAGATTTAGATTATGACATAGATGGTTTAGTTTTTAAGGTTAATAACATAAAGCTTCAAGATGCCATAGGCTATGTTGCTCGAGCTCCAAAGTGGGCTATAGCATACAAATTCCCAGCAGAAGAAGTTGAGTCAGAAGTTTTAAACATCGAATTTCAAGTTGGTCGTACTGGTGCAATCACTCCTGTTGCAAGACTAAAACCTGTAGCTGTAGGTGGTGTGATTGTCTCAAATGCTACTTTACACAACATCAATGAAATAAAACGTAAAGATGTCCGTATTAGCGATAGAGTGATTGTCAGAAGAGCTGGTGATGTAATTCCAGAGATTGTAAAGAGCTTACCTGAGTATCGTAAAGATAATACCACTCTCATACAAATGCCCACTAACTGCCCTATTTGTAATTCAAGTATTGAAAACATCAATGACCAAGCAATTTATAGATGCACCGGTGGCTGGCACTGTCAAGCTCAGACAACCGAGCGACTCAAACACTTTGTATCACGCAAAGCTATGAACATCGACAAACTAGGCTCTAAACTTATCGAGCAACTTGTGACAGCTAATCTCATCAAATACCCTGCTGATATTTACAAACTTAGCTTTAATGAGCTAATATCTCTTGAACGAATGGGCGAAAAATCCTCAAAAAATGTTATCGAATCTATACAAGCAAGTAAAAATTCAACACTTGCAAGATTTGTATTTTCAATAGGTATTAAAGATGTTGGCGAGGTTTCATCAGAAGCGTTAGCAAATCATTTTTCTAACCTAGACAATATCCGTAAAAGTAACTATGAAGAGCTTGTAGAAGTTAAGGATATTGGTGAAATTATGGCAACTAATATTGTTAATTTTTGGCAAGATGAATTAAATAACTTTATCGTTGATGAGCTTTTAGCTACAGGCATAAATATCATCAACCCTGAAATCATAGAGCAAACTCTAAACGATAATTTCACAGATAAAACTATAGTTATAACAGGTACATTTGAGGACTTTAATCGTAATCAACTAACTCAAGATTTAAAGTCAATGGGGGCAAAAGTTACAGGAAGTATTTCTAAAAAAACAGATATATTAATTTGTGGAGACAATGCTGGAAGTAAGCTTGAGAAAGCTCAAAACCTTGATGTCACAATAATCACAGAAACTCAGCTTAGAGAAATGTTATGA
- the argS gene encoding arginine--tRNA ligase has protein sequence MNIEDYLSEILQKSFAKLNYAESFARAVTSTREGVGHFQCNGAMPLAKFAKKAPIIIAEEIVENIEDKTIFSKLEVAKPGFINMTLSAEFLAKVSNDFYKSEKFGFKKPEKQQRVVLDFGGPNVAKPMHVGHIRSALLGDSLQKIYKFCDNDVTSDVHLGDWGTQMGMLIEEVKLMFPELIYFDENYNGEYPKESPVTVKELAEIYPQASKRCKSDIVEMEKARQATFELQQGRKGYVALWQHFVKISVEAVKQDFDSLGIKFDLWLGESDADKYISQMIESLKQEGYAQEDDGAWVVDTGIENIPPLILIKRDGGVMYGTTDLATLCQREKDFKPTKIVYVVDKRQSLHFKQVFAVAHKSNIVGKECQLKHVAFGTVNGKDGKPFKTREGGVMRLADLIEQARDCVKNRMPEEDNQELISQIAMATIKFGDLVNVYSNDYVFDLERFSQYEGKTGPYLLYTAVRAKSILRKVFGDDCNLSDVISSNTIRAATTEQEEKLQLQLLQFPIAVAKAYENSQPHFICEYAYSLANAFNKFYVNSPIASIEDEDLKSSRVALCAATVKAMTIATGLLGISIPERM, from the coding sequence ATGAATATAGAAGATTATCTTTCTGAAATCTTACAAAAAAGTTTTGCTAAACTAAATTATGCTGAGAGTTTTGCTCGGGCTGTTACATCTACAAGAGAAGGTGTAGGACATTTTCAATGCAATGGGGCGATGCCTTTAGCTAAGTTTGCTAAAAAAGCTCCAATTATAATTGCGGAAGAAATTGTGGAAAATATAGAGGACAAAACTATTTTTTCTAAGCTAGAAGTTGCAAAGCCTGGTTTCATAAATATGACATTATCTGCTGAGTTTTTAGCAAAAGTGAGTAATGATTTTTATAAGAGTGAGAAATTTGGCTTTAAAAAACCTGAAAAGCAACAAAGGGTTGTATTAGACTTTGGTGGGCCAAATGTCGCAAAGCCAATGCATGTAGGACATATTCGCTCAGCATTACTTGGTGACTCATTACAAAAAATTTATAAGTTTTGTGATAATGATGTAACTTCTGATGTGCATTTAGGAGATTGGGGTACTCAAATGGGTATGCTTATAGAAGAAGTGAAACTCATGTTTCCAGAATTAATCTATTTTGATGAAAACTACAATGGAGAGTATCCTAAAGAGTCTCCCGTAACGGTAAAGGAGTTAGCGGAAATTTATCCTCAAGCATCAAAAAGATGTAAGTCTGATATCGTTGAGATGGAGAAAGCAAGACAGGCTACTTTTGAGCTTCAACAGGGCAGAAAAGGGTATGTAGCATTATGGCAACATTTTGTGAAAATATCTGTAGAAGCTGTTAAACAAGATTTTGATTCACTTGGCATAAAGTTTGATTTATGGCTTGGCGAGAGTGATGCTGATAAATACATATCTCAAATGATAGAATCTCTAAAGCAGGAAGGTTATGCACAAGAAGATGATGGTGCTTGGGTTGTTGATACCGGTATTGAAAATATACCTCCTTTAATCTTAATAAAACGAGATGGCGGTGTGATGTATGGGACTACTGATCTTGCTACATTATGTCAAAGAGAGAAAGATTTTAAGCCAACTAAAATTGTATATGTTGTAGATAAAAGGCAATCATTACACTTTAAGCAAGTTTTTGCAGTGGCTCATAAATCTAATATTGTTGGTAAAGAATGTCAGCTAAAGCATGTTGCATTTGGTACTGTAAATGGTAAAGATGGTAAACCATTTAAGACCCGCGAAGGTGGGGTGATGCGTTTAGCGGACTTAATTGAGCAAGCTAGAGATTGTGTGAAAAATAGGATGCCAGAAGAAGACAATCAAGAACTTATTAGTCAAATTGCGATGGCAACTATAAAATTTGGTGATTTAGTGAATGTGTACTCTAATGACTATGTTTTTGATTTAGAGAGGTTTTCTCAGTATGAAGGTAAAACAGGTCCATATCTGCTTTATACAGCAGTAAGAGCAAAGTCTATTTTGCGTAAAGTTTTTGGTGATGATTGTAATCTTAGTGATGTAATCTCTAGCAACACTATAAGAGCCGCAACTACTGAACAAGAAGAAAAGCTTCAACTGCAATTATTACAATTTCCTATTGCTGTTGCTAAAGCTTATGAAAATTCACAGCCGCATTTTATTTGTGAATATGCATATTCACTAGCGAATGCTTTTAATAAATTTTACGTAAACTCTCCAATAGCAAGCATTGAAGATGAAGATCTTAAGTCTAGCAGGGTGGCATTATGTGCTGCTACAGTAAAAGCTATGACTATAGCCACTGGTTTGCTAGGCATCTCGATACCAGAAAGAATGTAA
- the rsmA gene encoding 16S rRNA (adenine(1518)-N(6)/adenine(1519)-N(6))-dimethyltransferase RsmA: protein MQYTTKAKKSLGQNFLQDENIIQKIVNLANIKKDDTVVEIGPGLGALTRHLLLKSDSVNVIEYDSSIIDTLLDNCKPYGIPKVFNTDFLKFDVNQISKNKLKLVGNLPYNISSPILFKVIEHQGKIIDAHFMLQKEMVDRISSKPNTKVYGRISVILQYHFECSNILKVPPEVFHPQPKVDSAILRLKPRTDKPILRNHVFFEKIVKQSFAQRRKTLHNNLKDIFKELNIDIEELPVDTRLRAENLSVDDFVALANFLT from the coding sequence ATGCAATACACTACTAAAGCGAAAAAATCTCTTGGCCAAAACTTCTTACAAGATGAGAATATTATTCAGAAAATCGTCAATCTTGCTAATATTAAAAAAGACGATACTGTTGTCGAAATTGGACCTGGTCTTGGAGCACTAACAAGACATCTTCTACTTAAATCTGATAGCGTAAATGTTATTGAGTATGATAGTTCAATAATAGATACACTTTTAGATAACTGCAAACCATATGGTATTCCTAAAGTATTTAATACAGATTTTCTAAAGTTTGATGTTAATCAGATTTCAAAAAATAAACTAAAGCTAGTTGGTAATTTACCATACAACATCTCATCACCAATCCTATTTAAGGTAATTGAGCACCAAGGCAAAATAATAGATGCTCACTTTATGCTACAAAAAGAGATGGTTGATAGAATATCATCAAAACCAAACACAAAGGTGTATGGAAGAATTTCTGTGATATTACAATACCATTTCGAATGTAGTAATATTTTAAAGGTTCCACCTGAAGTTTTTCATCCTCAACCTAAAGTCGATTCCGCAATTCTAAGACTAAAACCTAGAACAGACAAACCAATACTTAGAAATCATGTGTTTTTTGAAAAAATTGTCAAACAAAGCTTTGCACAAAGGCGTAAAACTCTGCATAATAATTTAAAGGATATATTTAAAGAACTTAATATTGATATCGAAGAACTGCCTGTAGATACAAGACTAAGAGCAGAAAATTTAAGTGTCGATGATTTTGTTGCTTTAGCAAATTTTTTAACTTAG